In Chaetodon trifascialis isolate fChaTrf1 chromosome 8, fChaTrf1.hap1, whole genome shotgun sequence, the DNA window tgcagcagctcaccGGTCCACATGGTGTCGGGATCAGTTCTTGGTGTCTGGGCCTCAGGTTTGGAGACAGGAGGTCTGGGCCCTCTGGTGGTTGACCAGAGAGCTGGTTGCCTAATAGTGGACTGTAgtgtgaaaaaagagaaagaattaTACACACGTGCAGTTTCTTTAATGCACTGCAGACGTGTGATTCAGGGGTCACTCATTTTAACTTTTACACCTGCACATTTCCtactatgacatcatcatcaacacgTCTGCTGAAAAAAGGCCTATGAAAGGGGAGGATGAATAGCAATATcataaaacacaatcaaacagaCTTTGTTACAAAGTAAAGAAATAGCTAAGCTCTAGAGTCACTAACACACAAACCATCATGAACAGCTCTGTCTGTGCAAGGACTTCAGGCAGACAAAAACCTGTGGACACGTCACTGTCTATAGGAGGGCCCCGCTGAGCCCACAGGGGCCACAATCTCAGAGAGCAAGTAAGGAGGAGAATCCAGACACTGATCCTGCTGTGAGACCATCATTTTCCATGATAGAAAACAGGTCAATCAGTTAGGAAAGTGTCACATGTGGCGACTGCATTCTGTAAGCATTAGCAATGAAAAAAGCTGATGGCTAATCATGAACCTTGATCATATTTCCattgaaagaggaaaacaaataaacgTAAACATAACTAGACATAAACCCTGAGTTGTAAATGAATGCAGAAATGCATTTAAATCTCACTTCTAGATATTTCTCAGCCCTTTTTTGCATGtaagtgttttgtttattttgttatttctcCATTTAAAagagcatttcattcattcactgatgAGTTTTACAGTAATATCTCATGTCAGCTTTAGTCCTCCACAGACATGGCATAGAAGAGGACAGCCAACAGGGAATCAGAGTGTATTTACATACAGTCATATTAACATACAGACAATGAGATGAACACATGCTGACAGtttacatttcattcaaacaaCCTGTAATAACGTTATTAGTGGCTGTGACTCACTGTTGCAGGGTAACGTCGCAAACTACCTGACAGCACAAACTGTAATAAATAAGTCGACAAACTTTTCTACTGACCTTATCTCGTCCATTTCTCAGCCGACAAGACTGAAGGACCCGGAGTTTACATTCCTGCGACCTGTGGTTGGCCGTCCACCCGCAGCCGACAGAACTTCAGTTTCACATTTGACAATGTAAACAGGAACAACAGCCTGAAGACTTCCTCTTATTCTTCTTCTACTACtactttttctccttcttcttctccttcttcgcTGCTGCGGTTTACGtctgttcttcctctttggTTTGGCTGCTCCAAAGTGCTGCTGCCCCCCGCAGGACAACAAAGAGGCTTTCGTGAGTTTAGTTTAATTGTCACGTAGGTGCCCTTGAAACAGTTATACTATTGGTTTTGTATGTTTATGGAGCAAAACTGGTCATTTACATACTGATttagttgttttattttgaaagctgtCAACCGAAGCGCGTATGTGACAGTGGTGAATTGAGTGGTTGTTGAATGTATTTAGAATCATGTTTGCTGCCATCCAGTGGTCGCAAGTAGGAACTACAACTCCACATTTTGGTAGGGCCGTTAATAATatcaatgtttttattattaacgGCCATGTTAGGACTAATGCTAGCAATACCTGTATTCAAGTCAAATTAATCACTTGCTCATCAGACAATACAATTGAATCAATTCCAACACTCTTGTAATAAATAGTGGACTAtcttttctatttatatttttatattatctGTTTTGATTGCAGTATTTTGAAAGTGTGGTAGTTTGGAAAACTGTAAGGTTttcttgtgtgctgtggagaggtaTGGgactttgtttcctgtgtttcctttttcgGTAGAGGCTGGAcatggttctccaggtggctgggagctggctccatcacagctgggactcattACAATCAAGCAcagtataaagactgtggactgcagaggacttgttgccagattgtttctgctgcttagtgCTAGAGTTGGTTATGTGAATTTTCAGTTGTTGTTCTCTCATGTTAATCACCAGTGTCTTAtctcctgtgtctttttcctttttgctcagTGAGTTCTCCTGCATTGATCCCTAGCTCCAGCATCTCTGGGTACCACACCATCCAGCCACTTGCCTCCACCTGCCTTGAGCCTCAAGTCCACAACCATCACCACATGCCCCCAGTGCTGTATTCAtaccacctgagctctgtgtgctCCAGCGTATCTCTGAACTGCTCTCCACATCTGTACCCcgtgcctcacctgctgttctcAGGACTTGCCAGCTATGAGTTTCCTGTGTACCTGGAGTATCCACCCATTGCTcattcaataaattcctattttaccCTTACTCCCTGCGGGTCTGCCATTGAGTCCAAATCCTGCTGAAACATAACAGATAGGTGACACCAAAAGTGTTGCTAATGTAACTGTTTTCTCACCCAAACAtacttctgtgtttttacattgcATTTTGGACATGTCTACATACTATTGTAAAAACTGTTCAATTTAAGATTACTATGATTTACTCCATACAtccacatttaaaaataaataataaaactaaaACTGCATAAGCTCCTAACTGGGACATACAACACTGAGCACCTATTTTCATTCCTTGATGACCTCAATGAAAGACTTGTGCCACATGAGGAAAGTGAGGCAGTATCCAGAGCATTTTGTAGGATGATGTGGCGTTTCACTATTGTCTTCCAGTCACAGAGTGGTTTACAGCCCATCCCAGGATGGTGTCACTCTTCCCTCTAACTTACCCTCCATTCCTCAATCCCACTGAGAAATTCTTTTCCTTGCGGAGGTGGAAAGTTTAGGGCCACCAGCCGTATGGTCAGCTGTCCCTCTTGGACTCAGTGAATGCTGATGTCAGGACATATCTGCAGAAGAGTCGGGGGAAAGATTTTTCCCATGTGTAttacagaagaagacagaaggtATGATGTGGATGAAAACTTGTGGCCAATGCAGACGACACAGCACTGTTATATTTCTATATCTGTAGCTCCATATGTAGTGAAAATGTATACTTTTGTATTGCATTACTGGGATTGCTGTAGTTTCAAGTTGTGCACTCGGAGTTACTCTATTTTTGtgttatgtactgtatatggtGCCTTTCTTTATGTTGTAATGAAATCTTGGtttatgcaaaataaataaatacttgaaaGACAATAGTGAGACACGCTGTAATGTTACCTGTCCCTAGTCACTAATAAAAATCATCAATAGTTAGAGatttttgttgtcattgtgttaCAACATGGAGAGTTTTGAAAAGGGGGAGTTGGTTTAAAGAAAAGTGAGCAAACAGTTGTAAAATACTGTAATCTTGGTGAAATCATTATCAAATGTCAGCACCAGCAAGTTTGTACCAACGTGATTATTCCGAATTGAAAACGGAAATAGCTGCACCAGTATTGGTAAATTGCATTTTACAAGTTAATACAGTACAGTTACCACCTCTTGCACCATATACTGTTAGTGCATGTATTTGGAATAATGAGTGTTCCCTCCCCTCTAGTGGTCACAATTAGGAACTACAACACAGAGATTTCCTTTGCATTATTATTTCTGTAGATTTTTAGAGGTGCCTTTGACTTTCAAATCTCATCGATATTTACATTTTGTAAAATCATTACAAGCGATCTGACCCACAGAAACCCTGAAGACAGCATTTATTTGAGCATCTGTTTTGTTTCGTGGCAGCTGTGTCAAGTTGAAATGAGCCTCACCGGACACGCAGCTATTCatcatacaaaataaaagtatttttcttattttaagtTACTATTTTAGAAACAAGTTGCCAACGCTATTACAAATACATATCTATTTTTTTAAGCGATCATTATGATAAAAATGAATTTCACGCTAATTCTTGGCCAATGGGTTGGCAGTGAACTTGTTTCGCGAATAGAGGTTTAatttgaagggttttttttttttttcacatgtacTCGGTTGTTTCGGGTTAACTTGGCATTGAGACTAGATCATTGTTAGCGGCCACGTCTCATTGTCAGGTGCACAGAAATGGATAACCCAGACTGATAAGTTCATGTTTGTCCATCGTAAATGTAGTCTGATCTAACTGTCCCTCATGTTGTGGAATatgactgacagctctgctgGCTTTGTCGCTTCCACTCCTTTGCTCCCCATGTTGCCGCAAATAACAGCGGCTAGCTAACGTCAACTTCCTCTTTTAAAAACACTCGCTGCTGTCTCCTTGACTCTGCTGAGTTTGGAGTTATTTTTCAGGCTGAGCTGAAGCTTCCACATTcagaagcaggtaagagtccgttttttttttccatgtttacaTGTGAGCCTGACACCTGGTGCTCTTGTTAGAGGAAGCTAACTATCGTGACAGCAGAGCTCAAATGCTGTCTGTGTGGTTTGAGGTAACGTTGCATTGCGCGCTCACAGCTGGCGCTTGTGAACGAAGCTCGGAGCgcttcagaaacactgaaccGCTGTTGAAGTCTGCGGTGTTAAAAGAGCAAACAGCTCAGAGCTGGTCtgaggtctgtgtgtgggtCACCTGTTATCCTCAGCAGCATAACGTTACACAGCCTGGGGGGGTCAGACCACATGAGGGGCTCTGctgatgctgccttcagggGAATTAAAAATGCGTTTGAAATCAGGTGTTTGCAGCAGCTGCGTAGTGTTCAATAAATATGCAGGTAATACAGAAAACAGTGacataacacaataaaaagtTATAGTATAGTATAATGTGGACTGCATGTGAAATATCAGACCAGCATGAGACAAAAGACACTTTATGAAGTATTTAAAAGCTCTTACAAGTAGGTTGACAGTTACTGAATCACGTTTTTCCGTCTGTTCACTCTCACCTGACAGAAGGTGATTTTTGTTCTCCAGCTTCTGCAGGACAGGACACATCAAGACATCAAGCACCGGAAGCATTCACTGTAAGACTGAGAGACTGATCAATTGCCTGATCAATCAGATAATGGACTGACATTCAAAAGTCTCATCCACCCCCCTCGCCTCCTTCTCATCGGCCACCTGTTGGCCCCCTGGAGGCCTTCAGGCAGCGGGTGCGATGCCAGGCGGCAGGCAGGCTGCCAGGCACCCGCTGTGGCGCCTCCTGTCACCGTTGCGCACCCGCCAGGAGCGCGTGGTGCTGGCCCGCAGCGAGAGCCTGCCAGGGGAGCAGGTGCTGAAGATCACAGTCACAGAGACGACGGTGATTGAGGCGGAGTCAGGGGTGAGGAACTGGCGCTCCATGACCTACCTGGGCCTCTGGTACTTCTTCAGCTTCTGCACCCTGTTCCTCAACAAGTACATCCTGTCACTGCTGGAGGGGGAGCCCAGCATGCTGGGTAAGGAGAGGGGATGATATACTTCTGCTATTACTAATGTCAATATTAACTAGATTAAACATGGCATTAAACTTGGATGTTATTGCTAGGCACGTTTTTGTGATTGGGAGCGTCTTACAGGACTGTGCAGGTGGTTTTACACGTCACAGCTCTATAAGTTCATGTTGCGGACTTGTTTTTGCTGCCGCTGAGCCCTTGAAAAGCATACCATGAGTAATTTAAGTTGCCTTCGTTCCTCCCAGGCATGAAAAATAGCCTGCAGAAATACTGATTGACAGGGGTAATTGACTTCGGAGAGCAACCTCTGTTGGTTCCATTATGTGCAGAGACAGTTGAAAAACCTCCGGTGATGCATTCAGGGACACCACGCTCTTGTTGTGCCTCTATAATTGACTTTTCCGACACATTAAGTATGTCAAATTCTTCACTATGATGGATTTCCTAACGTGAACATTTTCATGTCACTGATTTGGTTCCCACAGCAGGAACAGGACTGATGTAGACTTTTAGGATAAACCTGTTAAGCATGTGGTTTTATTCAACTAGCCGTGAAGAAACAAGGCATAGGTAAATATTAGATAACAGTCATGGCTCAAGGAGTTGGACTAGCTGATTTGACATTCatgctgcaggtgtttgtgaCTGGAGCTCTGTTTTACTGTCTTCCAtgtgctccccccccccccccaggtgCCATTCAGATGCTCTCCACCACCGTCATAGGCTGCATAAAGATGTTTGTGCCCTGTTGCCTGTACCAGCACAAGTCCAGAACCGAGTACCCCCCCAACTTCATCATGATCATGCTGTTTGTTGGGCTCATGAGgtggcttctctctctctctctctctctctctctctctctctctctctctctctctctctccccccccccccccttcaaaTACTGACACAAGCTCAATATTGATCCCTTGTTCTTCTCAAAGTCCAGCATCAACATTGTGTTTGTCTCCATTTGTCAGGTTCACCACAGTGGTTCTGGGCTTGGTGAGCCTGAAGAATGTGGCCGTGTCTTTTGCAGAGACGGTGAAGAGCTCAGCGCCCATCTTCACCGTCATCATGTCCAGGCTGATCCTCGGGGAGTACACAGGTAGAGGACACACTGCTGCACCCTCAACATTGTCATGAGTTCagattaaacagattttttctTTGCAGCCAAAGGGCTCATTACTGGAATTTGTTTAAAGTCGTGTTCGTGAGAACGTCTCCTTTGCCAAGATAATCTGTCTACTTGACAGGTGTGGCATAACAAGATCCTGATTAAACAGTATGATTATTGCAcatgtgcagttttattttgaataaatacatttattagGAACTGAACTGTGGATTTTGGCATGACTACAGAAAACCAGTCAGTCTGGGGTGTGAGCACCATTTGCCTCATGCATCTCCTTTGCATAGAAGGTGGCCCACTCCTCTTCACTGCAGCATGTTGGCATGAATTGAAACACCATGTCGATCtagagcatcccaaacatgctcagtCAGTGTGCAGCCCATGATGGTCTCGGACGATCTTACAGGTGCAGCCAGATGTGGAGGTCCTGGATGGGCGTGGTTTCACGTGGTCTGTGGTTGTGAGGCCGTTGGATGTTCTGCCAAATCTTCGTAAATGACGACATGGTCGTGAAACAAGCAGTCCCGCGGTCAGCTTGCCAATTGCGCGCTCTCTCAAAGCTTGTGACATTTGTACCTTTGCGTCGTGTTATAAAACCGCACATTTTATAGAGGCTCTTTATTGAGTCCAACtcaaggcacacctgtgcaatcgTGCTGTTTAACCGGCATCTTGATATGACACACCTGTCAGGTAGGGAGATTGCCTTGGCAAAGGGTAGCACTCACCACTAACACATATTTAAACAACATCGTGCTCACAATTTGAGAGAAATAAGGCTTTTGAGTGCACAGGAGAAGTTTTTACTTCAGCTCATACAAAATGGGAGCATAAACAAGTTTTGATCTCCGAGCAGATCTACTGAGAGGTGACTGTGCTGAGCGAATCATGGGAGAGctcttctttgtttgtttgaatcaCTGTTCCAGATCTCTTCCGTATCACAACACCTCCGTCAGTCCACTCTTTGTTGGCATTAATGTGGTCATACCTGTAAGACTGCAACAGGGAATCCAGGCTTTAGATGTTGTGATGATAAGCGTGGTGGCTCATTTCctcatgtgtgctgtgtttcctgCAACCTGCAGGGCTGTGGGTGAACCTGTCCCTGTTCCCCGTCATGGCCGGCCTGGCCCTCTGCACAGCCACAGAGATCAGCTTCAACCTGCTCGGCTTCTCCGCCGCTCTCTCCACCAACATCATGGACTGGTACTGCGACACTCAGCACGGCTCGTGCACCACAGCACTGCGATGCTTTGTATAACTCTTTGTCTCTGATCTCAGTTTACAGAACGTGTTCTCCAAGAAACTGCTGAGTGGAGACACATACAGGTTCAGGTGAAACCGCGGTGAACGTCTGATTTATAACTCTGTCATTTAATGCAATCAAACAGTTGCTCTAAAGTCTTATTTGTCTTATTTCAGCCCTCCTGAACTGCAGTTTTATACGAGTGCAGCGGCCGTCATCATGCTCATACCTGCCTGGGTGTTCCTCTTGGTAGGTCAACACACACTTGGTACAATTATTACTTTCTGAGTTATTGTTAAAGTCTGCACTTATTAGTGGAGTTAATATTAAGTAAAAAGCCGCATGGCACAACCAATTACTATCAGATGTAGTACAATGTTTGTTTATTAAatcacagtacagtatgtggcaGGACTAAAGGGCAGAGTTGTCAGTGTTGATGGTTGTTGTGCTCCGTCGCCATGTTTCCAGGACTTCCCAGTGATCGGGAAGAGTGGGCGGAGCTTCATCCTCAGTCAAGACATcatcctgttgctgcttttcgACGGCGGCCTGTTCCACCTGCAGAGCGTCACCGCGTACGCTCTCATGGGACGGATTTCCCCGGTTACCTTCAGGTGGGAGACGAGAACACAGCCCATTTAGAACGAGTAACCTTAGTCAGAGCTTGCCGTCATGTTTGGTTACCCTGTCGTCTCCAGCACCTGACCTTTATGCCGGTTTCTAACCACATGatcagcatgcagcagcagagacacctgTCTGCACACTACTGCGGCACTGTGCTTGATCCAGTCTGTCCTTTTTCCAATGAACTAATTAACAAGCCCTGGTTTAGCATACAGACCCGCAACCTGATTGCGCTTTATCACACCATTCCCTGTAAACTACATGAGGTGGCTGCATGTGAGCCACCACATCCACCAAACATCTGGCTCATTCAAATGCAGAGGTTTTCAGACTGCAAGGTGCGCCCTCCCATACGGGTgtgaagggagagaggggaggcatGAGTCATAGCTCCGTTCAATCTGAACACTCTTACGTGATGCAGATTTTTAGACTCAGTGTGACTCACACGTCATCCAATGTCCTTTGTGAATAAACATCCTTAAATCTGCTTTGAAATCATAGAAAGAAAGTTGTGTTATGACTCCACAACTCACCTGAGGATCATCATGTTATGAAGTTTTCCGTAGTATCAAAGGTAATCCAGCTATCAATACAGTCATTGGTGCAACgcaaacaggaactgctaatagCTGATTGGACATCCTTTTAATGGTGCAAACCATTATACTTCCTGTTTATAAGTCCTCAAATTATGAGAACTATAGTTCATGATTATGGCCCAGAGAGGACAAAGAGTAGTAACAGGCAGACCACATCATCTCATGACAGATGATGTTCTCATCCAGACCATGAACTGTACTCACTTGATGTGAATGTGAGCAGTAACAGCCCTCATCTCTTCCTCAGTGTGGCCAGCACCGTCAAACACGCCCTGTCGGTTTGGCTGAGCATCATCGTGTTCAGTAACCAGATCACCATCCTCAGCGCCACAGGCACGATCCTCGTCTTCATCGGCGTCTTCTTGTACAACAAGGCCAGGCAGATCCAGAGGGAAACCTTACAGGCCATGGCTGCAGAGCAGAACCACAAACCACTGCTGCAGGACCAGGACTTTCAAGCCCCTCAGTCTCACTGAGGACTCAGCACTTCGGACTTAAACACTACCTGAAACAGTATCAAGGTATTAGCAGAGCTGTGCTTGCTGACCTGTGGCTGTCGAGACGGGATGACTGGATATTTGTTTGttcttcacacatgcacacattccaGTGAAAGAGGACCCGctcgtgtttttgttttgtcccaCTTTGTGTCACTGTCATGTCTTAAAGCTTAAAGAAGACCGGCTTGGTAAAGGTCAGTCTCTGACTAAGCCATCACTCGTCCTGTGGAACAGTATGCACTGCACAGTATTTCTTGTCCCTAACCCGATTGCGTACCTTAATCATCCTTGATCCTTTGCTTTGTCGAGTATCGGTCAGTAAAAGGAGAAGCTCAGGGTGTCCTTCAGCTTTTTGAAGGAAGTGACTTCTGTAAGCTTTTTGTCTTACATTTGCATTCCAGTGTGCTGGTTTGTCTCATCTGTGgtacagcagctgctgaatTTATGCTCTGTGAATATCTGTAAAGCGTTGAAGCTGTAAGGTTTTAATTTTGTGATGGTGGAACCTACACTGTATCGTACAATGTAAAATTGATCTTGATTGCATCTGAACATAAGATGTGAATAGGGCACCGGTGCCTCATCCAGCCAAAGCTTAGACGGGCCGTTTGACACATGTCTGAAGTGATGTGTGGAACATCTGAAAACAACATGCTGCATTCTAGGAATGCTCGTCGTCTTTCACGAAACGTTGcatatttcctttttgtttttctttatacaCTGACCACATGCTGGGATAGCAGCCCCGGCAACCCTGAACAGACGAAGGGCCTCAGACAATGAATGAGCTGCTGCATATTGCACATTCAGAGTCTTTAAGGAAAACGCTTTATTACaactcagtttttatttttagaactTGGCCCGCCTGTTCTACCGCTTATGTCCGACAGTCAGGTGATCACATAGGTTTTAAAGCAACGCCCAACTTAATACAATTTTGTAGGCAAACTGTAAAATCAATGAATTGTCGGCAGTAAATGTTCATCACAGTGTGCAAACCAACTTCGTGGTTCATCTTTAACCTACTGTACTTGCTCTATTTTTCTTGTGCAGTGAGTGATTATTCCCAGCCTCCGCTCACATCTCCAAATCAAGTGTAAACTTGATTGACTGTTTGTAGCAAAACTGTTTACAAGCCGTCAGACTGCATGTGCTTCATGCCATGTCGCCATGTTCACGATCTCTGGTGATTGCAGTGGTGTCATAAACAACAGAACCAGTGGCCCCAACAACAGGAGAAAAACCCAACTTGTAGTAAACCAGAGTTTTCCTTTAATCAGAAGAAGCTTTACAGCACATGGATCATCATGTATTCTGCTAGGATTCAATGTTAAACCTTTAGGACTGGTGAAAGCGTCATCTCTGTGAGCCATCCTGTGGGTGCTGCTGCATTTAAACATAGATCAGCTGTTGGCGATAAGAGCGATGGCGACACATTCACATGCAATAAGTTCCCTTTCTGTCCTCGTTGAGTCTCATCTCGGCCTCTGTGGTGAACATGAAGTTTCCTCCACAGATGCCTTCCTGTCACAGGAACAACTTAGTGCCACGTTGACATATTGCCAAAAACAGCTGAGAGGTGCCAGTAATCTGACATAAACACTGCTTCAGTCACACAGCCTCAGTATGCGTCAGTATGGTTGAGGCTCCTTTCCCAATTTTCCTGAGATCAGTGATTAACACAGGTGTCTGATAGGAGTAACCAATGTTAATCACTGTCAGTAAGACAGTTAAGCTGTGCAGGATTTTCCTGTAAAACAATGTATAGACTCATACGACAGTAATGTCTCTCAGTCATCACTGATGACCCAGTAggagtgtgtgttgatgtgtttatgtgtggagactctgccctctgcctgtacTTTCTTATGCTGTTGTGTTCAGGATGTTTTGGGCTGCAACatttgggcagtgggtgtgtagcccccaGCTAATAACAGCGCACAGGTGAGGTCAGGACTTAATGAAAATTAGCGACCAGGTGCCTGATGGTAAGCAGCCAAGAGGAAGCTCTGAAAGTAGCTCACAGTATAGAAAAGTGTTTACAGTCACAGACAATCCCTGCATAGTCTGCCTTtaagcgttttttttttgtcagcataTTAGTAATGTTCttcttttgctgctgtttttgtgcctcaaaaagcagttttttttgtttttcctgatgTGCGTTATGCCCAAACTCTTCACCTGTTTCAACCACAAGGGTTGTCTGAGttgaacacatttttctttttatttacattataaAAATGTCCCTTGTTCATGGTTATTTCCTGCTATTGTTTGAGGAGTTGTTTCTTGATAAA includes these proteins:
- the LOC139335682 gene encoding solute carrier family 35 member E2A-like, coding for MPGGRQAARHPLWRLLSPLRTRQERVVLARSESLPGEQVLKITVTETTVIEAESGVRNWRSMTYLGLWYFFSFCTLFLNKYILSLLEGEPSMLGAIQMLSTTVIGCIKMFVPCCLYQHKSRTEYPPNFIMIMLFVGLMRFTTVVLGLVSLKNVAVSFAETVKSSAPIFTVIMSRLILGEYTGLWVNLSLFPVMAGLALCTATEISFNLLGFSAALSTNIMDCLQNVFSKKLLSGDTYRFSPPELQFYTSAAAVIMLIPAWVFLLDFPVIGKSGRSFILSQDIILLLLFDGGLFHLQSVTAYALMGRISPVTFSVASTVKHALSVWLSIIVFSNQITILSATGTILVFIGVFLYNKARQIQRETLQAMAAEQNHKPLLQDQDFQAPQSH